The Hominilimicola fabiformis DNA window ACGCAAAAGGACGAGCCGTATGACCGTAATTCGCTTGTATCGATATTTTCGCGGTTTGTTTCAAAGAAACTTGAAAAGTTCGTTGCTGAATATAATCCCGATTTGATAATCGGTACGCATAGCTATGCCGGAGTGTGTATAAGCATACTTGCCGACCGTGCGGCTTTTGATTGTCCGTCTGTCGGAATAGTAACCGATTTCACCGTACATCCGTTTTGGGAAAGTACGTTCCTTGACTATTACGTAATTCCGGATGAACTTTTGGAACACGAAATGCAGAAAAAAGGTATAGCGAAAAAGAAACTTTTGCCTTTCGGTATACCGATAAGAGAACAGTTTGTAAAGAAAAACGACCCTATTGAGGCACGGAAAAAACTCGGAATTGAAAATATTCCCACTATACTTATAATGATGGGTTCAATGGGGTACGGAAATATAAAAAAGATTTTGGAACAAATTGATACATATCCGAAAGATTTTCAAGTGCTGTGCGTTTGCGGTACAAATAAGAAAATAAAAAGCGTAGTTGATGAATGTGATTGGAATAAAAAAATATATTCATACGGATTTGTAGATAATGTTGACGTAATGATGGACGCCGCCGACTTTATAATAACAAAGCCGGGCGGACTTACAACATCAGAATCGCTTGCAAAAGGATTGCCGATGATAACAATGAATCCGCTTCCCGGACAAGAGGACAGAAACCTTAATTTCCTTGTGAATAATGGCGCGGCAATTATGGTAAACGACACTTATCCGATTTCTGAAGCGATAAATCAAATGTTTGCTTGTCCTTGGCGTGTTGCAATGATGGAGGAAAGCGTAAGACATCTCGGTAAACCGAATGCAACGGCTGACCTTTATAATTTCTGCTGTGCAAAGGTTTTGGCAAAATCAACGCTTATTTGAAATTCTTTGTGATTTAGGTAATTTAATATGCCTGCGTCCGTTTTAAAATCAAATACCAACTTGTAACTTGCAAGCTTCATACCTCCGCTGTGTTGTGAGCCGTATTTCGTATCTCCGTACAGCGGATTTCCTATGTGCGAAAACTGTGCTCTGATTTGGTGTGTGCGTCCTGTTTCAAGCTCGACTTCCACAAGTGAAGTGTCTTTTTTTTCGGCAATAACATTATATTTTGTGCCGATTTTCTTTGAATTTTCTTCATTATAATCTGAAACCGTAACTTTTTTGTCACCGCGTGTAAGATATGCGGTAAGGTGACCGCTTTTTTTAAGATGACCTTCGACAATGCAAAGGTATATCTTTTTAATTTCGCGGCTGCGGATTTTTTCGTTGATTATACGAA harbors:
- a CDS encoding MGDG synthase family glycosyltransferase, whose translation is MLLLSVKAGYGHHSTAKAIMEYFEENGHQCHMLDIFDYVNHRLGNSIQDGYLLSTKYLAKTYAKAYGKLTQKDEPYDRNSLVSIFSRFVSKKLEKFVAEYNPDLIIGTHSYAGVCISILADRAAFDCPSVGIVTDFTVHPFWESTFLDYYVIPDELLEHEMQKKGIAKKKLLPFGIPIREQFVKKNDPIEARKKLGIENIPTILIMMGSMGYGNIKKILEQIDTYPKDFQVLCVCGTNKKIKSVVDECDWNKKIYSYGFVDNVDVMMDAADFIITKPGGLTTSESLAKGLPMITMNPLPGQEDRNLNFLVNNGAAIMVNDTYPISEAINQMFACPWRVAMMEESVRHLGKPNATADLYNFCCAKVLAKSTLI